Proteins from a single region of Haloterrigena alkaliphila:
- a CDS encoding NUDIX hydrolase, which translates to MSTDPLVWETMDRRIAYSCPGFDVVNESVRLPDGTETEFDYLSESPSVCVLPFTPDGDVVCIEEWRQAVDRVNRGLPVGGTEPEDDDLEAAARRELAEETGHEADRLEPLVTVEPANGIADAVLHFFVARGCRATAEQRLDHNESIRVTRRSFADLLEAVRDGEIRDGRTVLALSYYQLFEADA; encoded by the coding sequence ATGTCCACTGATCCGCTCGTCTGGGAGACGATGGACAGGCGAATAGCCTACAGTTGTCCGGGCTTCGACGTGGTTAACGAGAGCGTTCGGCTCCCCGACGGCACCGAAACCGAGTTCGACTACCTCTCCGAGTCGCCGAGCGTCTGCGTGCTCCCGTTCACCCCCGACGGCGACGTCGTCTGCATCGAGGAGTGGCGCCAGGCCGTCGACCGCGTGAACCGCGGGCTCCCCGTCGGCGGCACCGAACCCGAGGACGACGACCTCGAGGCCGCCGCCCGCCGCGAACTCGCCGAGGAGACCGGCCACGAGGCCGATCGGCTCGAGCCCCTGGTGACCGTCGAGCCGGCCAACGGCATCGCGGACGCCGTCCTGCACTTCTTCGTCGCCCGCGGCTGTCGCGCGACCGCCGAGCAGCGACTCGACCACAACGAGAGCATTCGCGTGACTCGGCGCTCGTTCGCGGACCTCCTCGAGGCCGTCCGCGACGGCGAGATCCGCGACGGCCGGACCGTTCTCGCGCTGTCGTACTACCAGTTGTTCGAAGCCGACGCGTAA
- a CDS encoding PadR family transcriptional regulator: MDQLTGFQRDLLYVIAGKDRPSGQEILDDINDYIDQPVTHGRLYPNLDTLVEKELVEKGELDRRTNYYALTPKGRRALQRRQEWVEQYVDV, from the coding sequence ATGGATCAGCTAACCGGATTCCAACGCGACTTGCTGTACGTGATCGCAGGTAAAGACCGTCCGTCAGGGCAGGAGATCCTCGACGACATCAACGACTACATCGATCAGCCGGTCACGCACGGCCGGCTGTATCCCAATCTCGACACGCTGGTCGAGAAGGAACTGGTCGAGAAGGGGGAACTCGACCGACGGACGAACTACTACGCACTGACGCCGAAAGGCCGACGCGCGCTGCAGCGCCGTCAGGAGTGGGTCGAACAGTACGTCGACGTCTAA
- a CDS encoding DUF4397 domain-containing protein: MTLSRRSTIRTIGVVGAGSALTGTALAVNEHQDSGQEPSADEVGSIRVGHFAPDAPNVDVYVDDQQILTDVSYGVLSPYLGIEPGTYTVSITPAGEAEPVLEETVPVDTGYYTVAAIGELEGDETGDDSGDGVDAANETAETNATNETASDGADPSLGDGSDSETGGLQFLVLADRGPDDVQEGTALVRVVHASPDTPTVDIAESENDTILFEDVAFTEPSGYAPVDPEAEALGFFPANDPSGDELDDDEVISQSDPVVTVELDLEAGQAYTAYAIGYLEGEEGVEIDAETDDSDDDSRDDAEDDRSFDVYLALDGTTERAQGDDREDDEGDDELEAGDDDDESGNETGDRNGSSDGHHAEPTTADD, translated from the coding sequence ATGACACTATCACGACGTTCGACGATCAGGACGATCGGTGTCGTCGGTGCCGGATCGGCGCTCACCGGCACGGCACTGGCCGTCAACGAACACCAGGACAGCGGACAGGAGCCATCGGCCGACGAAGTTGGTTCGATCCGGGTCGGTCACTTCGCACCCGACGCGCCGAACGTGGACGTCTACGTCGACGATCAACAGATCCTCACGGACGTCAGTTACGGCGTTCTCTCGCCGTATCTCGGCATCGAACCGGGAACGTACACGGTTTCGATCACGCCCGCCGGCGAAGCGGAGCCCGTCCTCGAGGAGACCGTCCCCGTCGATACGGGGTACTACACGGTCGCGGCGATCGGCGAACTCGAGGGCGACGAGACGGGCGACGACTCCGGGGACGGCGTCGACGCCGCGAACGAGACCGCAGAGACGAACGCCACCAACGAGACCGCGAGCGACGGCGCTGACCCGTCGCTCGGCGACGGGAGCGACTCCGAGACGGGGGGTCTCCAGTTCCTCGTCCTCGCCGACCGCGGCCCGGACGACGTCCAGGAGGGGACTGCACTCGTCCGAGTGGTCCACGCGTCACCGGACACGCCGACCGTCGACATCGCCGAGTCGGAGAACGACACGATACTCTTCGAAGACGTCGCGTTTACCGAACCGTCGGGATACGCCCCGGTCGATCCCGAGGCCGAAGCGCTCGGATTCTTCCCGGCGAACGACCCGTCCGGCGACGAACTGGATGACGACGAAGTGATCTCGCAGTCCGACCCGGTCGTGACGGTCGAACTCGACCTCGAAGCGGGCCAAGCGTACACGGCCTACGCCATCGGCTACCTCGAGGGCGAGGAGGGAGTCGAAATCGACGCCGAGACGGACGACAGCGACGATGACTCCCGCGACGACGCCGAGGACGACCGATCGTTCGACGTGTACCTCGCCCTCGACGGGACGACGGAACGAGCGCAAGGGGACGATCGCGAGGACGACGAGGGAGACGACGAACTCGAGGCCGGTGACGATGACGACGAGTCCGGAAACGAAACGGGCGACCGAAACGGGTCCAGCGACGGGCACCACGCAGAACCGACAACGGCCGACGACTGA